From Hydra vulgaris chromosome 15, alternate assembly HydraT2T_AEP, one genomic window encodes:
- the LOC136092094 gene encoding uncharacterized protein LOC136092094 — protein MGMPGCQKSPQVFNLEQKKAIASYISTASDNYFGLPYEARKLAFACAINYNISFPKSWLKLSMGGPDWMRGFLNQHAGLSIRTPEATSLARATSFNLADVDVFFQKLSDVLNRNHFSASNIYNVDETGITTVQNPNKVIARKGIKQVGALTSQEQGTLVKMELAVNACGNSVPPMFLFPRKKFFDHFIRDGPNECIGASNGSAWMNEECFVTYLNHFIRHGKPTKESPVLLLLDNHQSHLSVQLITLCKDNGIVLLSFPPHCSHKLQPLDRFEFGSFKKCVANAQDSL, from the coding sequence ATGGGAATGCCTGGTTGTCAAAAGTCACCCCAAGTTTTcaatttagaacaaaaaaaagctattgCTTCATATATATCAACAGCTTCTGATAATTATTTTGGATTACCTTATGAAGCAAGAAAACTTGCATTTGCATGTGctataaattataacattagTTTTCCAAAATCTTGGTTAAAACTTTCAATGGGTGGTCCTGACTGGATGAGAGGGTTTTTAAATCAACATGCAGGATTGTCTATCAGAACTCCAGAAGCAACAAGTCTTGCACGAGCAACTAGTTTTAATCTTGCTGATGTtgatgtattttttcaaaaattatcagATGTTTTAAATAGAAATCATTTTTCTGCATCTAATATTTACAATGTTGATGAGACTGGTATCACCACTGTGCAAAATCCAAACAAGGTAATTGCTCGTAAAGGTATTAAGCAAGTTGGAGCATTAACATCTCAAGAACAGGGGACACTAGTGAAAATGGAGTTAGCTGTAAATGCATGTGGCAATAGTGTGCCTCCAATGTTTCTATTTCcgagaaagaaattttttgatcaCTTTATTCGTGATGGACCAAATGAATGCATTGGTGCTTCGAATGGGTCAGCGTGGATGAATGAAGAGTGCTTTGTTACTTACTTAAACCACTTTATTCGACATGGCAAACCCACAAAAGAAAGTCCTGTGCTATTACTTTTAGACAACCATCAGTCTCATTTATCTGTTCAATTAATAACATTGTGTAAAGATAATGGTATAGTTTTGCTTTCCTTCCCTCCTCATTGCTCACATAAGTTGCAACCTCTAGATAGATTTGAATTCGGATCATTCAAAAAATGTGTAGCTAATGCACAAGACTCATTGTAG